In Polynucleobacter sp. TUM22923, one genomic interval encodes:
- the yaaA gene encoding peroxide stress protein YaaA yields MLIVLSPAKSLDYKTPVKVNSPTLPEFASESAKLIADLKQLSPQAVAQLMDLSDALAALNVGRYRDWSKKSTEENSKPAIYAFNGDVYDGFDVNSLGVKAINFAQGHLRILSGLYGVLRPLDLMQAYRLEMGTSFNNIRGKDLYAFWGNRVTDSLKKILETQKTPVLLNLASEEYFKVVQPKNLNCPVISPVFQDQKDGKFKIISFYAKRARGLMARYVVENGLNDPADLQHFNVDGYRYFAAESRPDKPLFRRPEKK; encoded by the coding sequence ATGCTGATAGTGCTTTCGCCTGCTAAATCCCTAGATTACAAAACACCCGTTAAGGTCAACTCACCAACCTTGCCTGAGTTTGCCTCGGAGTCAGCCAAATTGATTGCTGATTTGAAGCAGCTTTCGCCCCAAGCAGTCGCTCAATTGATGGATTTGTCCGATGCCTTGGCGGCGCTTAATGTAGGTCGGTACCGTGACTGGTCTAAAAAAAGCACAGAAGAAAACAGTAAACCAGCTATTTATGCCTTTAATGGGGATGTTTATGATGGTTTTGATGTCAACAGCTTAGGTGTTAAGGCTATTAACTTCGCTCAAGGCCACCTGCGTATTTTGTCAGGCTTATATGGTGTTTTGAGGCCCTTGGATCTGATGCAGGCTTATCGCTTAGAGATGGGCACCTCATTTAACAATATCAGAGGCAAGGATTTGTATGCCTTCTGGGGGAATAGGGTGACCGATTCCCTGAAAAAAATCCTAGAAACGCAAAAGACCCCAGTTCTTCTGAATTTAGCTTCTGAGGAATACTTTAAAGTAGTCCAGCCCAAGAACTTGAATTGCCCGGTGATTTCACCGGTTTTTCAGGACCAAAAGGATGGTAAGTTTAAGATTATTTCTTTTTATGCCAAGCGTGCTCGAGGCTTGATGGCTCGTTATGTAGTAGAAAATGGCCTTAATGACCCTGCCGATTTGCAGCACTTTAACGTAGATGGCTACCGGTATTTCGCAGCTGAGTCTCGCCCTGATAAACCCCTCTTTAGACGTCCTGAAAAAAAGTAA
- a CDS encoding methionine aminotransferase: MDQSTLLTPPFPSRLPKVGTTVFTVMSELAGQHQAINLGQGFPDFPCDRDLITEVNTAMLLDHNQYPPMIGISELRHGISDKISTLYGHHYDPDSEITVTAGGTQGIITAILSCVSPGDEVIIIEPAYDSYRPSIDLAGGVTIAVSLITNRDQHNQVDSYAIPWEAIASAISTKTRLIIINTPHNPTGMVWQAGDLDRLAQLLQNTNVLVLSDEVYEHMVYDGLRHQSVASHPALASRSFLISSFGKTYHVTGWKVGYVAAPANMMKEFRKVHQFNVFTVNTPMQYGISNYLKEARHYLELAAFYQTKRAYFQAGLKRTKFKLLPVPGTYFQCVDYTGLEIAQSTLSEFDFCTWLAKEVGVAAIPVSAFYDKPIESGVIRFCFAKQEQTLSSALQRLQTL, translated from the coding sequence ATGGATCAAAGCACCCTTCTGACACCCCCATTCCCAAGTCGCCTTCCAAAGGTAGGAACTACTGTTTTTACAGTCATGTCCGAATTAGCAGGCCAACACCAAGCGATCAACCTAGGCCAAGGATTTCCCGACTTCCCCTGCGATCGTGACCTGATCACAGAAGTTAATACGGCGATGCTGTTAGACCACAATCAATATCCCCCGATGATTGGCATATCTGAATTGCGCCATGGCATCTCGGACAAAATTTCCACGCTCTATGGTCATCACTATGACCCTGATTCAGAAATCACCGTCACTGCCGGGGGAACACAGGGCATCATTACTGCTATTTTGTCGTGCGTCAGTCCTGGCGATGAAGTCATCATCATTGAGCCAGCCTACGACAGCTATCGCCCGTCGATTGATTTGGCCGGAGGTGTAACAATAGCTGTTTCCTTGATTACCAATCGAGATCAACATAATCAAGTTGACTCTTATGCAATTCCCTGGGAAGCAATCGCTAGTGCCATCAGCACCAAGACTAGACTGATCATCATCAACACGCCACACAATCCTACCGGCATGGTGTGGCAAGCAGGCGACCTAGATCGTTTGGCTCAATTGTTACAAAATACCAATGTCTTAGTGTTGAGTGATGAGGTGTATGAACACATGGTTTACGACGGGCTTCGTCATCAATCAGTTGCCAGTCATCCAGCGCTTGCATCGCGCAGCTTTTTAATTTCTAGCTTTGGTAAAACATATCATGTGACAGGCTGGAAAGTAGGTTACGTTGCGGCGCCTGCCAATATGATGAAAGAGTTTCGTAAAGTTCATCAGTTTAATGTTTTTACAGTCAATACGCCCATGCAGTACGGAATATCAAACTACCTAAAAGAGGCAAGGCACTACTTGGAGCTCGCCGCTTTTTATCAAACCAAGCGGGCATATTTTCAGGCGGGCTTGAAAAGAACGAAATTTAAATTACTGCCTGTGCCTGGAACCTACTTTCAATGTGTTGATTACACGGGCCTTGAGATAGCGCAATCTACATTATCAGAATTCGATTTTTGCACTTGGTTGGCTAAAGAAGTAGGTGTAGCTGCTATTCCTGTCTCTGCTTTTTATGACAAGCCCATAGAATCAGGCGTAATCCGTTTTTGTTTTGCAAAACAAGAGCAAACGCTTAGCAGCGCCCTACAACGTCTTCAAACTCTGTAG
- a CDS encoding 3-hydroxybutyryl-CoA dehydrogenase, with the protein MKIQSVGVVGAGTMGNGIAQVCALAGLNVTMVDINDAALERGMAQIHKSLDRLVKKETLSIQAKDLALKQIKTSISYNDLKGLQLVIEAATENQAIKEKILKQIDALVSTETIIATNTSSLSITKLAALDSHPERFIGMHFFNPPPMMALVEVIRGLQTSDATHAAIIEMAKHIGKEPITVKNSPGFVVNRILLPMINEAFFVLHEGLASPEDIDAGMKLGCNQPIGPLALADLIGLDTCLAVMEVYFENFSDSKYRPCPLLREMVDAGYLGRKTGRGVFQYETH; encoded by the coding sequence ATGAAGATTCAATCCGTTGGTGTAGTTGGTGCTGGAACCATGGGCAATGGCATTGCACAAGTCTGCGCATTAGCCGGACTCAATGTGACGATGGTAGACATCAATGATGCTGCCCTAGAGCGCGGTATGGCGCAGATTCACAAAAGCCTTGATCGACTCGTTAAAAAAGAAACTTTATCAATTCAAGCCAAAGATCTAGCTCTAAAGCAGATAAAAACTAGCATCTCGTATAACGATCTCAAGGGTTTGCAACTGGTGATTGAAGCGGCGACTGAAAATCAGGCAATTAAAGAAAAAATATTGAAGCAGATAGATGCGCTTGTATCTACAGAAACCATTATCGCGACCAACACTTCCTCGCTATCCATTACCAAGCTTGCGGCCCTAGATTCTCATCCAGAGCGCTTTATCGGCATGCACTTTTTTAATCCACCTCCGATGATGGCCTTAGTAGAAGTGATTCGAGGCTTACAAACCAGTGATGCTACCCATGCAGCCATTATTGAGATGGCTAAACATATTGGCAAAGAGCCTATTACCGTCAAAAATTCGCCAGGCTTTGTAGTGAACCGTATTTTGCTGCCAATGATCAATGAAGCCTTTTTTGTTCTTCATGAAGGTCTGGCAAGCCCAGAAGATATTGATGCCGGTATGAAGTTGGGTTGCAATCAACCTATTGGCCCCTTAGCGCTGGCTGATTTGATTGGTTTAGACACCTGCCTAGCGGTGATGGAAGTGTATTTTGAAAACTTTAGCGACTCTAAATATCGTCCGTGCCCTCTACTACGCGAAATGGTTGACGCTGGTTACCTGGGTCGAAAGACTGGTCGTGGCGTATTCCAATATGAAACACACTAG
- a CDS encoding DUF3429 domain-containing protein, with translation MNPLPPLVRRLAYAGLIPFVALALTVQLGPTPLNYLGAESLAGYGAVITAFMGALHWGANLHNLGKAPTGDRWIDRNAWIWGITPALVAWLALHIYIPVALLILASTLVIQRNIDINTYRYYFDNAEALDAFITLRNRLTIVAAGCLAWASIVILFIQN, from the coding sequence GTGAATCCGTTACCCCCTTTAGTTCGTCGCTTAGCCTATGCAGGCCTGATCCCTTTCGTAGCCCTAGCTCTGACAGTGCAACTTGGGCCAACCCCCCTCAATTATCTCGGCGCTGAATCGCTTGCCGGATATGGGGCTGTCATTACTGCATTTATGGGCGCTTTACATTGGGGTGCTAATTTACATAATTTAGGTAAGGCTCCTACTGGTGACCGATGGATAGATCGAAATGCCTGGATATGGGGCATAACACCGGCCCTCGTTGCCTGGTTGGCACTACATATTTATATACCGGTCGCCCTACTCATACTGGCCTCCACGCTGGTTATTCAACGCAACATTGACATAAATACCTATCGATATTACTTTGACAATGCTGAAGCTTTAGATGCTTTTATTACCTTACGAAACCGCTTAACCATCGTTGCCGCTGGTTGCTTGGCGTGGGCTTCAATCGTCATTCTATTTATTCAAAACTAA